One window of Quercus robur chromosome 5, dhQueRobu3.1, whole genome shotgun sequence genomic DNA carries:
- the LOC126725198 gene encoding eukaryotic peptide chain release factor subunit 1-3, with protein MADAQETDKNIEIWKIKKLIKALEAARGNGTSMISLIMPPRDQISRVTKMLGDEFGTASNIKSRVNRQSVLGAITSAQQRLKLYNKVPPNGLVLYTGTIVTEDGKEKKVTIDFEPFKPINASLYLCDNKFHTEALNELLESDDKFGFIVMDGNGTLFGTLSGNTREVLHKFTVDLPKKHGRGGQSALRFARLRMEKRHNYVRKTAELATQFFINPATSQPNVAGLILAGSADFKTELSQSDMFDPRLQAKILNVVDVSYGGENGFNQAIELSSEILSNVKFIQEKRLIGKYFEEISQDTGKYVFGVDDTLKTLEMGAVETLIVWENLDINRYVLKNSTTGEILIKHLNKEQEADQSNFRDSATSSELEVQEKLPLLEWFANEYKRFGCTLEFVTNKSQEGSQFCRGFGGIGGILRYQLDIRSFDEVSDDGEVYEDSD; from the coding sequence ATGGCAGATGCTCAAGAAACGGATAAGAACATTGAGATATGGAAAATCAAGAAGTTGATCAAAGCATTGGAAGCTGCAAGAGGCAATGGTACCAGCATGATTTCTCTTATTATGCCTCCCCGTGATCAAATATCTCGGGTCACTAAGATGTTAGGTGATGAATTTGGAACTGCTTCAAACATCAAAAGTAGGGTGAACCGTCAGTCAGTGTTGGGGGCCATCACTTCTGCTCAACAGAGGCTAAAGCTTTATAACAAGGTTCCTCCCAATGGGCTGGTGCTTTATACCGGAACAATTGTTACTGAAGATGGCAAGGAAAAGAAGGTTACGATTGACTTTGAGCCTTTTAAGCCTATAAATGCATCACTCTACCTCTGTGACAATAAGTTTCACACAGAAGCTCTAAATGAACTTTTAGAATCTGATGACAAGTTTGGTTTTATAGTCATGGATGGAAATGGCACCCTTTTTGGGACATTGAGTGGAAACACAAGAGAAGTGCTTCATAAGTTCACAGTCGATCTACCAAAGAAGCATGGCAGAGGAGGGCAGTCAGCTCTACGTTTTGCTCGTCTTCGAATGGAAAAGCGCCACAACTATGTAAGAAAGACTGCAGAACTTGCCACACAGTTCTTCATTAATCCTGCTACGAGTCAGCCTAATGTTGCTGGACTTATACTTGCTGGTTCAGCTGACTTCAAGACTGAGCTCAGTCAGTCAGATATGTTTGATCCTCGATTACAAGCAAAGATATTGAATGTGGTTGATGTTTCTTATGGGGGGGAAAATGGTTTCAATCAAGCCATTGAGCTTTCCTCAGAAATTCTATCCAATGTGAAGTTTATACAAGAGAAACGCTTGATTGGCAAATACTTCGAGGAGATCAGTCAGGATACTGGTAAATATGTCTTTGGTGTTGATGACACGTTGAAGACTCTAGAAATGGGTGCTGTGGAAACCCTCATTGTGTGGGAAAACTTGGATATTAACAGGTATGTGTTGAAAAACAGTACCACAGGTGAGATTCTTATAAAGCACCTGAACAAGGAACAAGAGGCTGATCAGAGCAACTTCCGGGATTCAGCCACCTCCTCAGAGTTGGAGGTTCAGGAGAAGTTGCCCTTACTTGAATGGTTTGCGAATGAGTACAAGCGGTTTGGTTGCACACTTGAATTTGTCACCAACAAATCCCAAGAGGGATCACAATTTTGCAGAGGGTTTGGTGGGATCGGGGGTATACTTCGTTACCAGCTTGACATAAGATCCTTTGATGAGGTATCTGATGATGGAGAAGTATATGAGGATTCCGATTAA